In Nitrospirota bacterium, one DNA window encodes the following:
- the holB gene encoding DNA polymerase III subunit delta' produces MALKDIIGQKKAVSMLQGILKRDRLAGAYLFCGESGIGKKTTAVNFAKAVNCLHAGGSSTEEQVGFLLTPDPQSQVPAFDACEVCDSCLKINAGTHPDVVTIAPEERIIKIEEVRAIEETLSFRPFEGKKKTVIVDDADSMNLSAANAFLKTLEEPPEDSLIILVTSRPDRLPATIRSRCSKISFHTHSLTSCREILKEKMNGDEADLTLRLSLGRPGLALSSDVREDRDWFMALLGAMTQAEKDGWASREEMEKWFDLALMFIRDLAVHRITGKASHLINADLAETLGKIGKSVDIQGIILIYKELSFIKSMLLFNLNKSLTWNYTASLLRKELYP; encoded by the coding sequence ATGGCATTGAAAGATATCATAGGTCAGAAAAAGGCTGTCAGCATGCTTCAGGGCATCTTAAAGAGAGACCGGCTTGCCGGCGCATATCTTTTCTGTGGAGAATCCGGCATCGGGAAAAAAACAACCGCAGTGAATTTTGCAAAGGCCGTGAACTGTTTGCATGCCGGCGGCAGCTCAACTGAGGAACAGGTCGGTTTTTTGCTGACCCCTGACCCCCAATCCCAAGTCCCTGCTTTTGACGCCTGCGAAGTCTGCGACTCCTGCCTCAAGATCAATGCGGGCACCCACCCTGATGTCGTAACGATTGCGCCTGAAGAACGCATCATCAAGATAGAGGAGGTGCGGGCCATTGAAGAGACCCTGTCCTTCAGACCTTTTGAGGGAAAAAAGAAAACGGTCATTGTAGATGATGCTGACAGCATGAATCTCTCGGCGGCAAACGCCTTTCTTAAAACCCTTGAAGAACCGCCCGAAGACAGCCTTATTATTCTGGTCACATCTCGGCCTGATCGTCTTCCTGCAACCATACGTTCACGGTGCTCGAAGATCTCGTTTCATACGCATTCACTGACTTCCTGCAGAGAGATCCTTAAAGAGAAGATGAACGGCGACGAGGCTGACCTGACACTAAGGCTTTCCCTCGGAAGACCAGGGCTTGCCCTATCCTCAGACGTCAGGGAAGATCGGGATTGGTTTATGGCCCTGCTGGGGGCAATGACCCAGGCCGAAAAAGATGGCTGGGCATCACGGGAAGAGATGGAGAAATGGTTTGACCTTGCCCTGATGTTTATCCGGGATCTTGCCGTGCACAGAATAACCGGGAAGGCCTCGCATCTCATAAACGCGGACCTTGCTGAAACTCTGGGGAAGATAGGAAAATCTGTCGACATACAGGGTATAATACTAATATATAAGGAACTGAGCTTCATAAAGTCGATGCTGCTGTTCAATCTGAACAAATCGCTCACATGGAACTACACCGCATCCCTGCTGAGAAAGGAACTGTATCCATAG
- a CDS encoding AURKAIP1/COX24 domain-containing protein produces the protein MGSVVKWRKKKMSKHKHKKLLRKTKHQRRNK, from the coding sequence GTGGGAAGCGTTGTCAAGTGGCGTAAAAAGAAGATGAGCAAGCATAAACACAAAAAACTGCTCAGGAAGACCAAGCATCAGAGGAGGAACAAATAA
- a CDS encoding dTMP kinase: MGHCADVGCHIRRKSRLYSREISGRPADPFAAYSAGSYPLPAAPYPFLRHGLKNHRRGSKNIPAAYTIERGPGVKGIFISLEGIEGTGKSTQARLLTEYLQQRGRIIVCTAEPGGTAISLKIRELLLSLDSREMDPVTELLLYNAARVQHIREVIAPALERGEVVISDRFSDSTLAYQGYGRAIDRRMIEALDAIATKGMRPDLTLLLDIDVETGLQRNREINKRDRLELEDVAFHKKVRAGFLEMAAGQPDRIRIIDCSGSIESIHKNITETVDAFLDQHPI, encoded by the coding sequence ATGGGGCATTGTGCCGACGTCGGATGCCATATCAGGAGAAAATCCCGACTCTATTCGCGAGAAATTTCAGGCCGGCCTGCGGACCCTTTCGCAGCATATTCCGCAGGATCTTATCCGCTCCCAGCTGCTCCTTACCCCTTCCTGCGGCACGGGCTCAAGAACCATAGAAGAGGCAGTAAAAATATTCCAGCTGCTTATACGATTGAAAGAGGACCTGGCGTGAAGGGCATTTTCATCTCGCTCGAAGGCATTGAAGGTACCGGCAAGTCGACGCAGGCGAGACTGCTGACCGAATATCTGCAGCAGCGTGGACGGATTATAGTCTGCACGGCAGAACCGGGCGGAACCGCCATAAGTCTGAAAATTCGCGAACTCCTTCTTTCTCTTGATAGCAGAGAAATGGACCCTGTAACCGAACTCCTTCTCTATAATGCAGCCCGGGTACAACATATCAGAGAGGTCATTGCTCCTGCACTGGAAAGGGGAGAGGTTGTTATTTCCGATCGTTTCAGCGATTCCACGCTCGCGTACCAGGGATATGGAAGAGCAATAGACCGCCGGATGATAGAGGCCCTTGATGCGATCGCAACCAAAGGCATGAGACCTGACCTGACCCTTCTGCTTGATATCGATGTCGAGACAGGCCTGCAGAGAAACAGGGAGATCAACAAGCGCGACAGACTCGAACTGGAGGATGTTGCCTTCCATAAAAAGGTGCGCGCCGGTTTTCTTGAAATGGCAGCAGGGCAGCCGGACAGGATACGGATCATTGACTGTAGTGGCAGCATTGAATCCATACACAAAAACATAACAGAGACTGTTGACGCTTTTTTGGATCAACATCCGATATAG